One Caulobacter segnis genomic window carries:
- a CDS encoding NAD(P)H-binding protein, which translates to MTFSEPRIALVLGANGGVGGETAAALVRRGWNVRALVRDPGRAERLAGVSYQAGDALDRAAVVAAAEGAAIIVHAVNPPGYRGWKQQVLPMLENTIAAARVSGARILLPGTIYNYDPAAQPAIDEATPQRAFTRKGEIRVEMEVRLEAAASEGKAGGVRSLILRAGDYFGPRSTANSWFASGLVKPGQPVKTILYPGDKAIGHAWAYLPDVGETFARLADREAELPAFARFHFEGLWDADGTAMVRAIARAAGLTRPDVRRLPWGLLPVAGLFNETMRELAEMRPFWRHPVRLENRRLVAFLGEEPRTPLDVAVRATMAGLDVPVADTAPRLSRAA; encoded by the coding sequence ATGACCTTCTCCGAACCTCGCATCGCCCTCGTCCTCGGCGCCAACGGCGGCGTGGGCGGAGAGACCGCCGCCGCCCTGGTCCGCCGGGGCTGGAATGTCCGCGCCCTGGTGCGCGACCCGGGCAGGGCCGAGCGCCTGGCCGGCGTCTCGTACCAGGCGGGCGACGCCCTGGACCGCGCGGCCGTGGTCGCCGCCGCCGAGGGCGCGGCCATTATCGTCCACGCGGTGAACCCGCCCGGCTATCGCGGCTGGAAGCAGCAGGTCCTGCCGATGCTGGAGAACACGATCGCCGCCGCCCGGGTCAGCGGGGCGCGGATCCTGCTGCCGGGCACGATCTACAACTACGACCCCGCCGCCCAGCCGGCGATCGACGAGGCCACGCCGCAGCGCGCCTTCACGCGCAAGGGCGAGATCCGCGTGGAGATGGAGGTCCGGCTCGAGGCCGCCGCGTCTGAAGGCAAGGCTGGCGGCGTCCGTTCGCTGATCCTGCGGGCGGGCGACTATTTCGGGCCGCGCTCGACGGCCAACAGCTGGTTCGCCTCGGGCCTGGTCAAGCCGGGCCAGCCGGTGAAGACCATCCTCTATCCGGGCGACAAAGCCATCGGCCATGCCTGGGCCTACCTGCCCGACGTCGGCGAGACCTTCGCCCGCCTGGCCGACCGCGAGGCCGAGCTGCCGGCCTTCGCCCGCTTCCATTTCGAGGGGCTCTGGGACGCCGACGGGACCGCCATGGTCCGCGCCATCGCCCGCGCCGCCGGCCTGACGCGTCCCGACGTCCGCCGCCTGCCCTGGGGGCTGCTGCCGGTCGCCGGGCTGTTCAACGAGACCATGCGCGAGTTGGCCGAGATGCGCCCGTTCTGGCGCCATCCCGTGCGCCTGGAGAACCGCCGCCTGGTCGCCTTCCTGGGCGAGGAGCCGCGCACGCCGCTGGACGTCGCGGTCCGGGCGACGATGGCGGGCTTGGACGTGCCGGTGGCCGACACCGCGCCGCGCCTGTCCCGGGCGGCCTGA
- a CDS encoding HAMP domain-containing protein: protein MQGVLERSASGRELDGHQLLAALRAFRRGDFSVRLPTDLSGLDGELAEAFNDAVDLNDRISKEFERLRDVVGRQGKITQRAQLPGAVGAWADSVDAVNSLITDMVHPTAEMARVIGAVANGDLSQTMDLENEDRPLRGEFLRIGKVVNTMVGQLGSFASEVTRVAREVGTEGKLGGQAQVKGVTGAWKDLTDNVNLMAANLTGQVRNIAEVTTAVANGDLSKKITVDVKGEILELKSTINVMVDQLNSFASEVTRVAREVGTEGKLGGQAQVKGVTGAWKELTDNVNLMAGNLTGQVRNIAEVTTAVARGDLSKKITVDVRGEILELKDTINVMVDQLNGFASEVTRVAREVGTEGKLGGQARVEGVAGTWKDLTDNVNFMAANLTGQVRNIAEVTTAVANGDLSKKITVDVKGEILELKSTINVMVDQLNAFASEVTRVAREVGTEGKLGGQANVTGVGGTWKELTDNVNLMAGNLTGQVRNIAEVTTAVAMGDLSKKITVDVKGEILELKNTINTMVDQLNSFSSEVTRVAREVGTEGKLGGQAQVKGVTGAWKDLTDNVNFMAANLTGQVRNIADVTTAVANGDLSKKITVDVKGEILELKSTINIMVDQLNAFASEVTRVAREVGTEGKLGGQAQVKGVGGTWKELTDNVNLMAGNLTGQVRNIAEVTTAVAMGDLSKKITVDVKGEILELKNTINVMVDQLNSFSSEVTRVAREVGTEGKLGGQAQVKGVAGTWKDLTDNVNFMAANLTGQVRNIADVTTAVAKGDLSKKITVDVKGEILELKSTINVMVDQLNGFASEVTRVAREVGTEGKLGGQAQVPGVAGTWKDLTDNVNMMAANLTGQVRNIADVVTAVAQGNLKRKLTLDAKGEIASLADTINGMIETLATFADQVTNVAREVGSEGKLGGQARVPGAAGLWRDLTDNVNELAANLTTQVRAIAEVSTAVTKGDLTRSITVEASGEVAALKDNINEMIRNLKDQTLKNTEQDWLKTNLARFSRMLQGERDLSTVSNLVLSELAPLINAQHGVFYVSDADEDGQPVLTLAASYAGNRRKPPAAQLRLREGLIGQCAAEKERILLTNVPKDYVKVSSGLGESAPRSIIVLPALFEGELKAVIELASFGEFNETQRAFLDQLMESIGIVLSTIAANMRTEGLLEQSQLLTAELQAQQEELKKTNDRLELQAASLRQSEELLRSKQEELQQTNAELEDKAVLLSAQNKQVEAKNAEVEQAKAALEEKAEQLALTSKYKSEFLANMSHELRTPLNSLLILSKMLSENAQGNLSDKQVEFSKNIHSAGADLLGLINDILDLSKIESGTVTLDIGQMPFGDLRDQTRRTFAQLAQDKKLDFAIDIDPALPPAMYTDDKRLQQVIKNLLSNAFKFTQAGSVKLAVRRAVSGWALGNDHLNKAGQVLAFEVEDTGIGIPEDKQRIIFEAFQQADGTTSRKYGGTGLGLSISREITRLLGGELKVVSTPGVGSTFTLYLPLNFSPTAQQQAPTPSPRVPAAPSSTFTFSTADAPSYEPVESVVDDRDTVRPEDPTVLIVEDDPRFASILLALARDNGFKGVVTAEGSSVPSLARRFAPEAILLDVGLPDMDGLALLDLLKRTPETRHIPVQVISADDRGGLSLSMGALGFTSKPVEQEAVVSTLDRVRRLADRPERTPILVGGDKTTAELLKSVFDAVLRIETALDALPPETFDGERGCLVVPIGAEGGGGAVGPTLDLLKARGAVSGSTVLYAPGELDAEDERRLRLAVFTGAARLARTAEQLIDHVALIQHAPVERLPDTARAMLTKTKHADAVLTGRTAVVIDDDIRNIFSLASALEEYGIELRYAESGRAGLELLDSLPSVDMVLVDIMMPDMDGYETMREIRSRARFFDLPVVAVTAKAMKGDRQKCIQAGASDYVSKPVDLDQLISVLRVSVQRADARKLVGGNVIGLSGVNLSSVAQ, encoded by the coding sequence ATGCAAGGCGTTTTGGAACGGTCCGCCAGTGGCCGTGAGCTCGACGGCCATCAACTTCTCGCGGCGCTGCGAGCGTTCCGGCGCGGGGACTTCTCGGTCCGCCTGCCCACCGACCTCTCGGGCCTGGACGGCGAGCTAGCCGAGGCCTTCAACGACGCCGTCGACCTGAACGACCGGATTTCCAAGGAATTCGAGCGCCTGCGCGACGTCGTGGGCCGCCAGGGCAAGATCACCCAGCGGGCCCAGCTGCCCGGCGCGGTCGGGGCCTGGGCCGACAGCGTCGACGCCGTCAACAGCCTGATCACCGACATGGTGCACCCGACCGCCGAAATGGCCCGGGTGATCGGCGCCGTGGCCAACGGCGACCTTTCCCAGACCATGGACCTGGAGAACGAGGACCGCCCCCTGCGCGGCGAGTTCCTGCGCATCGGCAAGGTCGTCAACACCATGGTGGGCCAGCTGGGCTCGTTCGCCTCGGAAGTGACCCGCGTGGCCCGCGAGGTAGGCACCGAGGGCAAGCTGGGCGGCCAGGCCCAGGTCAAGGGCGTCACCGGCGCCTGGAAGGACCTGACCGACAACGTCAACCTGATGGCCGCCAACTTGACCGGCCAGGTCCGCAACATCGCCGAGGTGACTACCGCCGTCGCCAACGGCGACCTTTCCAAGAAGATCACCGTCGACGTGAAGGGCGAGATCCTGGAGCTGAAGTCGACCATCAACGTCATGGTCGATCAGCTGAACAGCTTCGCCTCGGAAGTGACCCGCGTGGCGCGGGAAGTCGGTACGGAAGGCAAGCTGGGCGGCCAGGCCCAGGTGAAGGGCGTGACCGGCGCCTGGAAGGAACTGACCGACAACGTCAACCTGATGGCCGGCAACCTGACCGGCCAGGTGCGGAACATCGCCGAGGTGACCACCGCCGTGGCGCGCGGCGACCTCTCCAAGAAGATCACCGTCGACGTGCGCGGCGAGATCCTGGAGCTGAAGGACACCATCAACGTCATGGTGGACCAGCTGAACGGCTTCGCCTCGGAAGTGACCCGGGTGGCGCGCGAAGTCGGCACCGAGGGCAAGCTGGGCGGCCAGGCGCGCGTGGAAGGCGTGGCCGGCACCTGGAAGGACCTGACCGACAACGTCAACTTCATGGCCGCCAACCTGACCGGTCAGGTCCGCAACATCGCCGAGGTGACCACCGCCGTGGCCAATGGCGACCTGTCCAAGAAGATCACCGTCGACGTGAAGGGCGAGATCCTCGAACTGAAGTCGACCATCAACGTCATGGTCGATCAGCTGAACGCCTTCGCCAGCGAAGTGACCCGCGTGGCCCGCGAAGTGGGCACCGAAGGCAAGCTGGGCGGCCAGGCCAACGTCACCGGGGTGGGCGGCACCTGGAAGGAGCTGACCGACAACGTCAACCTGATGGCCGGCAACCTGACCGGCCAGGTGCGCAACATCGCCGAGGTCACCACCGCCGTGGCCATGGGCGACCTGTCCAAGAAGATCACCGTCGACGTGAAGGGCGAGATCCTGGAGCTGAAGAACACCATCAACACCATGGTGGACCAGCTGAACTCGTTCTCGTCGGAAGTGACCCGGGTGGCGAGGGAAGTCGGCACCGAGGGCAAGCTGGGCGGCCAGGCCCAGGTCAAGGGCGTCACCGGCGCCTGGAAGGACCTGACCGACAACGTCAACTTCATGGCCGCCAACCTGACCGGCCAGGTGCGGAACATCGCCGACGTCACCACCGCCGTCGCCAATGGCGACCTCAGCAAGAAGATCACCGTCGACGTGAAGGGCGAGATCCTCGAGCTGAAGTCGACCATCAACATCATGGTCGACCAGCTGAACGCCTTCGCCAGCGAAGTGACCCGGGTGGCCCGCGAAGTCGGCACCGAGGGCAAGCTGGGCGGCCAGGCCCAGGTGAAGGGCGTCGGCGGCACCTGGAAGGAGCTGACCGACAACGTCAACCTGATGGCCGGCAACCTGACCGGCCAGGTGCGCAACATCGCCGAGGTGACCACCGCCGTGGCCATGGGCGACCTGTCCAAGAAGATCACCGTCGACGTGAAGGGCGAGATCCTGGAGCTGAAGAACACCATCAACGTCATGGTGGACCAGCTGAACAGCTTCTCGTCGGAAGTGACCCGCGTGGCGCGGGAAGTCGGCACCGAGGGCAAGCTGGGCGGCCAGGCCCAGGTGAAGGGCGTGGCCGGGACCTGGAAGGACCTGACCGACAACGTCAACTTCATGGCCGCCAACCTGACCGGCCAGGTCCGCAACATCGCCGACGTGACGACCGCCGTGGCCAAGGGCGACCTGTCCAAGAAGATCACCGTCGACGTGAAGGGCGAGATCCTCGAACTCAAGTCGACCATCAACGTCATGGTCGATCAGCTGAACGGCTTCGCTTCGGAAGTGACCCGCGTGGCCCGCGAAGTCGGCACCGAGGGCAAGCTGGGCGGCCAGGCCCAGGTGCCCGGCGTGGCCGGCACCTGGAAGGACCTGACCGACAACGTCAACATGATGGCCGCCAACCTGACCGGCCAGGTGCGGAACATCGCCGACGTCGTGACCGCCGTGGCCCAGGGCAACCTGAAGCGCAAGCTGACCCTGGACGCCAAGGGCGAGATCGCCTCGCTGGCCGACACCATCAACGGCATGATCGAGACCCTGGCCACCTTCGCCGACCAGGTGACCAACGTGGCCCGCGAAGTGGGCTCGGAAGGCAAGCTGGGCGGCCAGGCGCGGGTGCCTGGCGCCGCCGGCCTGTGGCGCGACCTGACCGACAACGTCAACGAACTGGCCGCCAACCTGACCACCCAGGTCCGCGCCATCGCCGAGGTGTCCACCGCCGTGACCAAGGGCGACCTGACCCGGTCGATCACCGTGGAAGCGTCCGGCGAAGTCGCGGCGCTGAAGGACAACATCAACGAGATGATCCGGAACCTGAAGGATCAGACTCTGAAGAACACCGAGCAGGACTGGCTGAAGACCAACCTGGCCCGGTTCAGCCGCATGCTGCAGGGCGAGCGCGACCTGTCGACCGTGTCGAACCTCGTCCTGTCCGAGCTGGCTCCGCTGATCAACGCCCAGCACGGGGTGTTCTACGTCTCCGACGCCGACGAGGACGGCCAGCCGGTCCTGACCCTGGCGGCCAGCTACGCCGGCAATCGCCGCAAGCCGCCGGCGGCGCAGCTGCGCCTGCGCGAGGGCCTGATCGGCCAGTGCGCGGCCGAGAAGGAACGCATCCTGCTGACCAACGTCCCCAAGGACTATGTCAAGGTCAGCTCGGGCCTGGGCGAGAGCGCGCCTCGCAGCATCATCGTCCTGCCGGCCCTGTTCGAGGGCGAGCTGAAGGCGGTGATCGAACTGGCCAGCTTCGGCGAGTTCAACGAGACCCAGCGCGCCTTCCTGGACCAGCTGATGGAATCCATCGGCATCGTGCTCTCGACCATCGCCGCCAACATGCGGACCGAGGGCCTGCTGGAACAGTCGCAGCTGCTGACCGCCGAGCTGCAGGCCCAGCAGGAAGAGCTGAAGAAGACCAACGACCGCCTGGAACTGCAGGCCGCCAGCCTCCGCCAGTCCGAGGAGCTGCTACGCTCCAAGCAGGAGGAACTGCAGCAGACCAACGCCGAGCTGGAGGACAAGGCCGTCCTGCTCTCCGCCCAGAACAAGCAGGTGGAAGCCAAGAACGCCGAGGTCGAGCAGGCCAAGGCGGCGCTGGAGGAAAAGGCCGAGCAGCTGGCCCTGACCTCGAAGTACAAGTCCGAGTTCCTGGCCAATATGAGCCACGAGCTGCGCACGCCGCTGAACAGCCTGCTGATCCTCTCGAAGATGCTCAGCGAGAACGCCCAGGGCAACCTCAGCGACAAGCAGGTGGAGTTCTCCAAGAACATCCACTCGGCCGGCGCCGACCTGCTGGGCCTGATCAACGACATCCTGGACCTGTCGAAGATCGAAAGCGGCACGGTCACGCTCGACATCGGCCAGATGCCGTTCGGGGACCTGCGCGACCAGACCCGGCGGACCTTCGCCCAGCTGGCCCAGGACAAGAAGCTGGACTTCGCCATCGACATCGACCCGGCCCTGCCGCCGGCCATGTACACCGACGACAAGCGCCTGCAGCAGGTGATCAAGAACCTGCTCAGCAACGCCTTCAAGTTCACCCAGGCCGGTTCGGTGAAGCTGGCCGTCCGCCGCGCCGTGTCCGGCTGGGCGCTGGGCAACGACCACCTGAACAAGGCCGGCCAGGTGCTGGCCTTCGAGGTCGAGGACACTGGCATCGGCATCCCCGAGGACAAGCAGCGGATCATCTTCGAGGCCTTCCAGCAGGCCGACGGCACGACCAGCCGCAAGTACGGCGGCACGGGCCTGGGCCTGTCGATCAGCCGCGAGATCACCCGCCTGCTGGGCGGTGAGCTGAAGGTCGTCTCGACCCCCGGCGTCGGCTCAACCTTCACCCTCTACCTGCCGCTGAACTTCAGCCCGACCGCCCAGCAGCAGGCCCCGACGCCCTCGCCGCGCGTCCCCGCCGCGCCGTCCTCGACCTTCACCTTCTCGACGGCCGACGCGCCCTCGTACGAGCCGGTGGAGAGCGTGGTCGACGACCGCGACACCGTCAGGCCCGAGGATCCGACCGTGCTGATCGTCGAGGACGATCCGCGCTTCGCCTCGATCCTGCTGGCCCTGGCCCGCGACAACGGCTTCAAGGGCGTGGTCACGGCCGAGGGCTCCAGCGTCCCGTCCCTGGCCCGCCGCTTCGCGCCCGAGGCCATCCTGCTGGACGTTGGCCTGCCCGACATGGACGGCCTGGCCCTTCTGGACCTGCTCAAGCGCACCCCCGAGACCCGGCACATCCCGGTGCAGGTGATCTCGGCCGACGATCGCGGCGGCCTGTCGCTGTCGATGGGCGCCCTGGGCTTCACCAGCAAGCCGGTGGAGCAAGAGGCGGTGGTCTCCACCCTCGACCGCGTGCGCCGTCTGGCCGACCGTCCCGAGCGCACGCCGATCCTGGTCGGCGGCGACAAGACGACGGCCGAGCTGTTGAAGTCGGTGTTCGACGCGGTCCTCCGGATCGAGACCGCCCTCGACGCTTTGCCACCCGAGACCTTCGACGGCGAGCGGGGCTGCCTGGTTGTCCCCATCGGCGCCGAAGGCGGCGGCGGCGCGGTCGGCCCGACCTTGGACCTGCTGAAGGCGCGCGGCGCGGTCTCGGGCTCGACGGTGCTCTATGCGCCGGGCGAGCTGGACGCCGAGGACGAGCGCCGCCTGCGCCTGGCGGTGTTCACCGGCGCGGCCCGCCTGGCCCGCACGGCCGAGCAGCTGATCGACCACGTGGCCCTGATCCAGCACGCCCCGGTCGAGCGCCTGCCCGACACGGCCCGCGCCATGCTGACCAAGACCAAGCACGCCGACGCTGTTCTCACCGGCCGTACGGCCGTGGTCATCGACGACGACATCCGCAACATCTTCTCGCTGGCCAGCGCCCTGGAGGAATACGGCATCGAGCTGCGCTACGCCGAGAGCGGCCGCGCGGGGCTGGAGCTGCTGGACAGCCTGCCGTCGGTCGACATGGTCCTGGTCGACATCATGATGCCCGACATGGACGGCTACGAGACCATGCGCGAGATCCGCTCGCGCGCCCGGTTCTTCGACCTGCCCGTGGTGGCCGTCACCGCCAAGGCCATGAAGGGCGACCGCCAGAAGTGCATCCAGGCCGGGGCCTCGGACTACGTGTCCAAGCCCGTCGACCTGGACCAGCTGATCTCGGTCCTGCGCGTCTCGGTGCAGCGCGCCGACGCCCGCAAGCTGGTCGGCGGCAACGTCATCGGCCTCTCTGGCGTCAACCTGTCCAGCGTCGCCCAGTAG
- a CDS encoding LysR family transcriptional regulator, whose translation MSLDPPSPAVTPGATPVATPVDWERQRAFLAVVDTGSLSAAARQLGAAQPTVRRRIEDLETQLGVALFTRSPSGLTPTPLGRELAQHARAMAMAAASLARAASAEAHAASGAVRITASEVVGMEVLPPILAALREAHPGLVFELALTNRSEDLLRREADIAVRMVRPIQEALVAKRVGNIRLGMHAHKRLLDAWGRPATLEEARRLPLIGYESETIGVRAVKAMGLDLRVEEFAFRTDNDLAQLAAIRAGLGLGICQVGLAVRDPMLERVLPEVFSFDLETFVVTHEDLKDVRRVRLVFDALVAGLTAYARSGNTV comes from the coding sequence ATGAGCCTCGATCCGCCCTCCCCCGCCGTGACGCCCGGGGCCACACCCGTCGCCACCCCTGTTGACTGGGAACGCCAGCGCGCCTTCCTGGCCGTGGTCGACACCGGCAGCCTGTCGGCCGCCGCCCGCCAGCTGGGCGCGGCCCAGCCCACGGTGCGCCGGCGGATCGAGGACCTGGAGACCCAGCTGGGCGTCGCCCTCTTCACCCGCTCGCCCTCGGGCCTGACCCCGACGCCGCTGGGCCGGGAACTGGCCCAGCACGCCCGGGCCATGGCCATGGCGGCGGCCTCCCTGGCCCGCGCCGCCTCGGCCGAGGCCCACGCCGCCTCGGGCGCGGTGCGCATCACGGCCAGCGAGGTGGTCGGCATGGAAGTGCTGCCGCCGATCCTGGCCGCCCTGCGCGAGGCCCATCCGGGCCTGGTCTTCGAGCTGGCCCTGACCAACCGCAGCGAGGACCTGCTGCGCCGCGAGGCCGACATCGCCGTGCGCATGGTCCGCCCAATCCAGGAGGCGCTGGTCGCCAAGCGGGTGGGAAACATCAGACTGGGCATGCACGCCCACAAGCGCCTGCTGGACGCCTGGGGCCGCCCCGCCACGCTGGAGGAAGCCCGCCGGTTGCCGCTGATCGGCTACGAGAGCGAGACCATCGGGGTGCGGGCGGTCAAGGCCATGGGCCTGGACCTGCGCGTCGAGGAGTTCGCCTTCCGCACCGACAACGACCTGGCCCAGCTGGCGGCGATCCGGGCGGGCCTGGGCCTGGGGATCTGCCAGGTCGGCCTGGCCGTCCGCGACCCGATGCTGGAGCGGGTGCTGCCCGAGGTCTTCAGCTTCGACCTGGAGACCTTCGTGGTCACCCACGAGGACCTCAAGGACGTCCGCCGCGTGCGCCTGGTGTTCGACGCCCTGGTCGCCGGCTTGACCGCCTATGCCAGGTCGGGAAATACAGTTTGA
- a CDS encoding response regulator: MSTPAVQFPPTPVPVDRPRAKVLIVDDDERNAFAATQALEALGQELVVARSGPEALRKLLTDDFAVILLDLHMPGMDGYETAALIRERRRTRDVPIVFLTAVFRDEGHIFKAYSAGAVDVVFKPVDPFILRSKVQVLVDLHIKRLELARELESRQRLLEEHARVQAEKLEAERSLQASLRRQQAIQRALPIVFYSRMADPPYAALSVSDSIKGLTGYDSADFTDDPDFGYGHVHPDDQRIVQRAQEEARRAGSYTCEYRWLCADGTYKSLIDQGILGEDPDTGAAVVFGTLLDNTERRALEEALGHARKMETVGQLTGGVAHDFNNLLTVILGNVDLIQRRCGEGFPLARQVKAIRQATERGAALTRQLLAFSRRQRLDPAAVDLNELVRDFTPLIRQAVGDAVSVSLEPADAPAFVHVDPAQMESALLNLAVNARDAMDGAGGVTIAIRSAPGGVHRLIVRDTGPGMAPDVASRIFEPFFTTKDVGKGSGLGLSQVYGFVQQSGGEVTVVTALGEGAAFEITLPAIEAPTTTQASPSAPSEEATGSEHILVVEDDPSVLALAVDTLESLGYRVTTARNAASALRRLKGSQAFEMLFSDVVMPGGVSGLDLARRARGANPGLKVLLTSGFIGEEAIDWADEYPMLDKPYDSPSLAAKVRSVLDA, encoded by the coding sequence ATGTCGACGCCCGCCGTCCAGTTTCCGCCAACGCCCGTCCCGGTCGACCGACCGCGGGCCAAGGTGCTGATCGTCGACGACGACGAGCGCAACGCCTTCGCCGCCACCCAGGCGCTGGAGGCGCTGGGCCAGGAGCTGGTCGTCGCCCGCTCGGGCCCCGAGGCGCTGCGCAAGCTGCTGACCGACGACTTCGCGGTCATCTTGCTGGACCTGCACATGCCCGGCATGGACGGCTACGAGACCGCCGCCCTGATCCGCGAACGGCGGCGCACCCGCGACGTGCCGATCGTCTTCCTGACGGCGGTGTTCCGCGACGAGGGCCACATCTTCAAGGCCTATTCGGCCGGCGCCGTCGACGTGGTGTTCAAGCCGGTGGACCCGTTCATCCTGCGCTCCAAGGTCCAGGTGCTGGTCGACCTGCACATCAAGCGGCTGGAGCTGGCCCGGGAGCTGGAGAGCCGCCAGCGCCTCCTGGAGGAACACGCCCGCGTCCAGGCCGAGAAGCTGGAGGCCGAGCGTTCGCTGCAGGCGTCCCTGCGCCGCCAGCAGGCCATCCAGCGGGCCCTGCCGATCGTGTTCTATTCGCGCATGGCCGACCCGCCCTACGCGGCCCTGTCGGTCAGCGACAGCATCAAGGGCCTGACCGGCTATGACTCCGCCGACTTCACCGACGATCCGGACTTCGGCTACGGCCATGTCCATCCCGACGACCAGCGGATCGTCCAGCGCGCCCAGGAGGAGGCCCGCCGCGCCGGGTCCTATACCTGCGAGTATCGCTGGCTGTGCGCCGACGGGACCTACAAGTCGCTGATCGACCAGGGCATCCTCGGCGAGGACCCCGACACCGGGGCGGCCGTGGTGTTCGGCACCCTGCTGGACAACACCGAGCGCCGCGCCCTGGAAGAGGCCCTGGGCCACGCCCGCAAGATGGAGACGGTGGGCCAGCTGACCGGCGGCGTCGCCCACGACTTCAACAACCTGCTGACCGTGATCCTGGGCAATGTCGACCTGATCCAGCGGCGCTGCGGCGAGGGTTTTCCCCTCGCCCGTCAGGTCAAGGCCATCCGCCAGGCCACCGAGCGCGGCGCGGCCCTGACCCGCCAGTTGCTGGCCTTCTCGCGCCGCCAGCGTCTGGACCCGGCCGCCGTCGACCTGAACGAGCTGGTCCGCGACTTCACGCCGCTGATCCGCCAGGCGGTCGGCGACGCGGTGTCGGTGTCGCTGGAGCCCGCCGACGCCCCGGCCTTCGTCCACGTCGACCCGGCCCAGATGGAAAGCGCCCTGCTGAACCTGGCGGTCAACGCCCGCGACGCCATGGACGGCGCGGGCGGCGTCACCATCGCCATCCGCAGCGCGCCGGGCGGGGTCCACCGCCTGATCGTCCGCGACACGGGCCCGGGCATGGCGCCCGACGTCGCCTCGCGGATCTTCGAGCCGTTCTTCACCACCAAGGACGTCGGCAAGGGCTCGGGCCTGGGCCTGTCGCAGGTCTATGGCTTCGTGCAGCAGTCCGGCGGCGAGGTCACGGTGGTCACCGCCCTGGGCGAGGGCGCGGCCTTCGAGATCACCCTGCCGGCCATCGAGGCGCCGACCACGACCCAGGCCTCCCCCAGCGCGCCGTCCGAGGAGGCCACCGGTTCGGAGCACATCCTGGTGGTCGAGGACGACCCGTCGGTCCTGGCCCTGGCCGTCGACACCCTGGAGTCGCTGGGCTACCGCGTCACCACCGCCCGCAACGCCGCCAGCGCCCTGCGCCGGCTGAAGGGGTCGCAGGCCTTCGAGATGCTGTTCTCGGACGTGGTCATGCCCGGCGGCGTCAGCGGCCTGGACCTGGCCCGGCGGGCGCGCGGGGCCAATCCGGGCCTGAAGGTCCTGCTGACCTCGGGCTTCATCGGCGAGGAGGCCATCGACTGGGCCGACGAGTACCCCATGCTCGACAAGCCCTACGACTCCCCCTCGCTGGCCGCCAAGGTCCGCTCGGTGCTGGACGCCTGA